The following coding sequences lie in one Lolium perenne isolate Kyuss_39 chromosome 2, Kyuss_2.0, whole genome shotgun sequence genomic window:
- the LOC127323999 gene encoding uncharacterized protein codes for MRALFWNIRGFGRRGRRTLLKEYLRLHRIDVVLLQETIKQDFTDAELASLEVGEKFFWSWLPANGQSGGMLLGVSDSLFEVGRMDRGQFFLSLSVLHRVSNKKMEVIGIYGPADHARSRGFLDEISVKIAGCTLPILMGGDFNLIRAAEDKSNDNLNWPLIDLLGSDHTPLVFDTGEGFPVRSNRFFFETSWFERHEFVPLVQHSWERLLTKVGGRDIIDWWNFMSTGLRQFLRGWNQNLGRDTKAEKAALLTQIAELDVLADATGLDEDAWASRYHLEEQLLHIYIMEEEHWRHRGREPARFLGPKGVWAGPFLMGEEARVSEEENGGLACTFSEPELEAIIKGMNTDTAPGPDGFPVMFFKRFWPQVKLGILHILNDFVLGRIDIARLNFGILSLIPKVPGAEQISQYRPIALINVVFKIISKAFASRLDPIAHRILSPNQTAFIKGRNILDGPLALMEIIHDLRKRKHSGVLLKLDFEKAYDRVNWDFLGEVLRYKGFDAGYIHRILQLVSGGQTAISINGEVGPFFRNKRGVRQGDPLSPLLFNFIGEALSVILSAAASAGHIHGLVPHLLPGVITHLQYADDTLILIQGSDEDIANLKFLLMCFEDMSGLKINYHKSEVFVLGQRISERNAIANKLNCKLGNFPFLYLGLPISNRKLTLEQWLFLVRKLAAKIEPWVGRLLTSGGRLILSNSCLDNLPIYAMGLFLLHDGIHARFDSHRSKFFWEGAGPKRKYHLVNWPTVCRPKEVGGLGLLNTKNMNLALLLKWIWRLYQDEDTIWTRIIRAKYVDASDLFSGFGHGGSPFWKSLHKIKHLFKVGAKHEVRNGIRTNFWKDWWIGRGPIMDSFPMLFAICDNQDISVAEALQHHSLQVRFRRSLDQEGARYWGELQGMLAHVSLGTSQDKVSWHLDQHGSFTVKSMYAQLSQGTTVAHSKDMWEARLPLKIKIFSWQLAIDKLPSGQQILTRHGPSNGLCALCGAPEDASHIFFACSLAMFSWSVLRQLLGCNWCPANFAQFHAILSGFSGYPRRLLWVLFLAQSWALWNVRNKLAIEKKIISNPADIIYKITIFLQLWSLKAKAREKEGLSWMACELRELYVQLKPPAG; via the exons ATGAGAGCGCTTTTCTGGAACATCAGAGGGTTCGGCCGACGGGGTAGGCGAACCTTGCTGAAAGAGTATCTCAGGTTACATCGCATCGACGTAGTTCTCTTGCAAGAAACCATCAAACAGGACTTCACGGACGCTGAACTGGCTAGCCTGGAGGTGGGTGAGAAATTCTTCTGGTCCTGGCTTCCAGCTAATGGCCAATCGGGTGGTATGTTGCTGGGAGTTAGTGACAGCTTGTTTGAGGTAGGAAGAATGGACAGGGGTCAATTCTTTCTTAGCCTATCTGTTCTTCATCGGGTATCTAACAAGAAGATGGAGGTTATTGGTATCTATGGACCCGCAGACCACGCTCGCTCCAGGGGGTTCCTGGACGAGATATCTGTCAAGATCGCTGGGTGCACTCTGCCGATCCTTATGGGAGGCGATTTCAACCTTATCAGGGCTGCTGAAGATAAGAGTAATGACAATCTTAACTGGCCGCTGATTGACCT CTTGGGCTCTGACCATACACCTCTGGTCTTCGACACCGGTGAGGGATTCCCGGTGCGCTCCAACAGGTTTTTCTTCGAAACAAGCTGGTTCGAGCGCCATGAGTTTGTCCCCTTAGTTCAGCACTCCTGGGAGAGATTGTTGACCAAGGTGGGCGGCCGTGACATCATTGATTGGTGGAACTTTATGTCCACAGGGCTTAGACAATTCCTTAGAGGCTGGAATCAGAACCTGGGTAGGGACACCAAGGCTGAGAAAGCTGCTTTGCTGACCCAGATCGCCGAACTCGACGTGCTGGCTGATGCCACAGGCCTAGACGAGGATGCCTGGGCCTCAAGGTACCACTTGGAGGAGCAGCTTCTCCATATCTACATAATGGAGGAAGAACACTGGCGGCATCGCGGCAGA GAACCTGCTCGGTTCCTCGGCCCCAAGGGTGTGTGGGCTGGCCCCTTCCTCATGGGTGAGGAAGCCCGCGTTTCAGAGGAGGAGAATGGGGGCCTGGCTTGCACCTTCTCTGAACCTGAGCTTGAGGCCATAATCAAAGGGATGAATACCGACACCGCTCCTGGGCCGGACGGTTTCCCAGTGATGTTCTTTAAGCGTTTCTGGCCTCAGGTCAAGCTCGGTATTCTGCATATCCTCAATGACTTCGTGCTGGGGCGCATTGACATTGCGAGGCTCAACTTCGGTATCTTGTCACTCATTCCGAAAGTTCCGGGGGCGGAACAAATTTCGCAATATCGTCCGATTGCCCTGATCAATGTGGTTTTCAAAATCATctccaaagcttttgcctctaggCTCGACCCTATCGCCCACAGGATTCTCTCCCCGAACCAAACAGCCTTCATTAAGGGAAGAAACATCCTGGATGGACCTTTGGCCCTTATGGAAATCATTCATGACCTCAGGAAGAGGAAGCACAGTGGTGTGCTCCTCAAACTTGACTTCGAAAAGGCATATGACCGGGTaaactgggacttcctgggggaagTCCTTCGCTACAAAGGTTTTGATGCAGGTTACATTCACAGGATCTTGCAACTTGTCTCTGGGGGACAAACTGCTATCTCTATCAACGGTGAGGTGGGGCCTTTTTTTAGGAATAAGAGAGGGGTCCGACAGGGGGATCCCCTCTCCCCTCTGCTCTTTAACTTTATCGGGGAGGCGCTGTCTGTGATCCTTTCTGCGGCTGCTTCTGCCGGTCACATCCATGGGTTAGTCCCACATCTCCTTCCGGGGGTCATTACGCACCTTCAGTACGCCGACGACACGCTTATCCTCATTCAGGGCTCGGATGAGGATATCGCGAACCTCAAATTCCTCCTGATGTGCTTTGAAGATATGTCTGGGCTCAAAATCAACTATCATAAGAGCGAAGTGTTTGTCCTTGGGCAGCGTATCAGCGAGAGAAACGCCATCGCCAACAAGCTGAACTGCAAACTTGGCAACTTCCCGTTTCTCTACTTAGGGCTGCCAATTTCGAATAGGAAGTTAACTCTTGAGCAGTGGCTTTTCTTGGTTCGGAAGCTGGCTGCTAAGATTGAACCCTGGGTTGGCAGACTGTTGACCTCTGGGGGGAGGCTAATCCTGTCTAACTCCTGCCTTGACAATCTCCCTATTTATGCGATGGGCTTGTTTCTCCTCCATGATGGGATCCATGCGAGGTTTGACTCTCATCGATCTAAGTTCTTTTGGGAAGGGGCTGGACCGAAGAGGAAATATCACCTAGTAAATTGGCCAACGGTTTGCAGACCCAAAGAAGTGGGGGGCCTAGGCTTGCTTAACACCAAGAACATGAACCTGGCTCTCCTTCTCAAATGGATCTGGAGGCTATATCAGGATGAGGACACGATTTGGACTCGTATCATCCGCGCGAAGTATGTTGACGCTTCTGATCTGTTCTCGGGCTTTGGCCATGGCGGATCACCGTTCTGGAAAAGCTTGCACAAAATCAAGCATCTGTTCAAAGTTGGCGCAAAACACGAGGTCAGGAATGGTATCCGCACTAATTTTTGGAAGGATTGGTGGATTGGGAGGGGCCCCATCATGGATTCCTTCCCTATGCTCTTTGCCATCTGCGACAATCAAGACATCTCGGTGGCTGAAGCCCTGCAACATCATTCCCTGCAGGTCCGCTTCCGTCGATCCCTGGATCAGGAAGGCGCTCGCTATTGGGGGGAGCTGCAAGGAATGCTAGCGCATGTGTCTCTTGGTACTAGTCAAGATAAGGTATCTTGGCACCTTGATCAACATGGCTCCTTCACAGTTAAATCGATGTATGCTCAGCTTTCGCAAGGCACGACAGTTGCTCATTCCAAAGACATGTGGGAAGCTAGGCTCCCGCTAAAAATCAAGATCTTCTCGTGGCAACTTGCCATTGATAAGCTGCCGTCGGGCCAACAGATTCTCACCAGACATGGTCCTTCCAATGGCCTCTGTGCCCTATGTGGTGCTCCGGAGGATGCTAGTCACATTTTCTTCGCCTGTTCTTTGGCAATGTTCTCCTGGTCCGTCCTACGCCAGCTGCTTGGGTGCAACTGGTGTCCGGCCAATTTTGCTCAGTTCCATGCCATCCTTTCTGGTTTTTCGGGTTATCCTAGGAGACTGCTGTGGGTGCTCTTTTTAGCCCAATCTTGGGCTCTCTGGAATGTGCGCAACAAGCTTGCAATTGAGAAGAAGATTATTTCTAACCCAGCTGACATCATTTACAAAATCACTATTTTTTTGCAGCTGTGGAGCCTAAAAGCCAAGGCAAGAGAAAAGGAGGGGCTAAGCTGGATGGCGTGCGAGCTAAGGGAGCTGTACGTGCAGTTGAAGCCGCCGGCGGGGTGA